The following proteins come from a genomic window of Notamacropus eugenii isolate mMacEug1 chromosome X, mMacEug1.pri_v2, whole genome shotgun sequence:
- the LOC140516378 gene encoding uncharacterized protein codes for MGLASSLSAYQRAATKRSLSRTWGLGCKASSHRGLIMHPSPTSKGDGPRRWCEADREVAAAFVRQLHLALSREGARSYRPSWPGQEEEEEEEEEEEEEEEEEEEEEEEEEVEPLALARAPGSPSEAEKSELGAQAAVAAAAAAAAAAEVAAVAAVGEGAAEAEAEAPALAHDIALEDDRMELEDEGDAMEEEEAGDAAASSRGPQPLVDDQGFQEGEEEIGLEEEGERVAAAAAAAPFPRRLPLEGAFGGGGGVRGSGGGDGGPGPLLFSAGLGVPPLGGAASWLAQGQGGAPYAGPRGPHWKRGVKRPREEQSRGFTNGLEGNQFEPVQPAAPPRQAPQGPALPLPALAPDEPPREPSAFGLGRRMRLVPLGNRGPN; via the coding sequence ATGGGCTTGGCGTCCTCCTTGTCAGCCTATCAGAGGGCAGCCACCAAGCGGTCGCTGTCCCGCACTTGGGGGCTGGGGTGCAAGGCCTCCAGCCATCGAGGCCTCATCATGCACCCCAGCCCCACCAGTAAGGGAGATGGACCAAGGAGATGGTGCGAGGCGGATAGGGAGGTGGCAGCCGCCTTCGTGAGGCAGCTCCATCTGGCCTTGAGCAGGGAGGGGGCCCGGAGCTACCGCCCAAGTTGGCctgggcaggaggaggaggaggaggaggaggaggaggaggaggaggaggaggaggaggaggaggaggaggaggaggaggaggaggtcgAGCCTTTGGCCTTGGCCAGGGCCCCAGGCAGCCCCAGTGAGGCAGAGAAGAGTGAGCTCGGGGCtcaggcagcagtggcagcagcagcagcagcagcagcagccgccgaggtagcagcagtagcagcagttggGGAAGGAGCAGCGGAGGCCGAGGCTGAGGCGCCGGCCTTGGCCCACGACATCGCCCTGGAGGACGACCGGATGGAGCTGGAGGATGAAGGCGACgccatggaggaggaggaggccggCGACGCAGCCGCCTCGAGCCGCGGGCCCCAGCCCCTGGTCGACGACCAGGGTTtccaggagggggaggaggagatcgGCCTGGAGGAGGAGGGCGAGCGGGTGGCGGCGGCGGCTGCCGCGGCCCCCTTCCCCCGGCGGCTGCCCTTGGAGGGGGcgtttggtgggggtgggggcgtcCGCGGAAGCGGAGGAGGGGATGGCGGCCCCGGCCCCTTGCTGTTCTCGGCTGGGCTCGGGGTCCCTCCTCTCGGGGGGGCGGCCTCCTGGCTAGCCCAGGGCCAGGGGGGCGCCCCCTACGCCGGGCCCCGGGGACCCCACTGGAAGCGAGGTGTCAAGAGGCCTCGAGAGGAGCAGAGCCGCGGCTTCACCAACGGCTTGGAAGGCAATCAGTTCGAGCCGGTGCAGCCTGCCGCGCCCCCTCGGCAGGCGCCCCAGGGCCCAGCGCTGCCCCTGCCAGCCCTGGCACCGGACGAGCCGCCCCGCGAGCCCTCGGCTTTCGGGCTGGGGAGGAGAATGCGCCTGGTGCCGCTGGGCAACCGCGGCCCCAACTAG